In the genome of Nocardioides sp. NBC_00368, the window CGAGGACGACGGCCGGATCTCGCAGCGCTTCTTCGGCGCCCACAAGTACCGACGGACCGCATTCGCAGGGGACTACACCGGCCTGGAGATCCAGCGAGCGCTCATCGGCCGGGCCGAACAGCTGCAGATCCCGATCCTGGACGGCCTGTACGTCACCCGCATCCTGACCGACGACAACACCGTGTCCGGTGCGTACGGCTTCGACCTCGTCGACGGAACCCGGTACCTCATCCACGCCGACGCCGTGATCCTGGCCGCCGGCGGGCACACCAGGATCTGGAGGCGTACCTCCTCGCGACGCGACGAGAACACCGGCGACTCCTTCCGGCTCGCCGTCGACGCAGGCGCACGGTTGCGCGATGCCGAACTGGTGCAGTTCCACCCCTCAGGCATCCTCGAGCCGGAGGACGCGGCCGGCACGCTGGTCTCAGAGGCGGCTCGCGGAGAGGGCGGGGTGCTACGCAACGCGCTCGGCGAACGGTACATGGAGCGCTACGACCCCGAGCGGATGGAGCTCTCCACGCGTGACCGAGTCGCGCTCGCGGGGTTCACCGAGATCAAGGAGGGCCGCGGTACGCCGCACGGCGGGGTGTGGCTCGACGTCTCCCACCTCCCCCGCGAGACCATCATGACCCGCCTCCCCCGGGTCCACCAGCAGATGCTCGAGCTGCAGATGCTCGACATCACCGCCGAGCCGATGGAGGTCGCACCGACCGCCCACTACTCGATGGGCGGAGTCTGGGTGCGCCACGAAGACCACGGCACCGACGTCGAGGGCCTCTACGCCATCGGCGAGGCCGCCAGCGGGCTTCATGGAGCCAACCGGCTCGGCGGTAACTCGCTGGTCGAGCTGCTGGTCTACGGCCGGATCGTCGGGCAGGCCGCCGCTGCGTACTCGGCCGGTCTGGTGGTCCACCGGCGCTCGCACGAAGCCGAGGGCCAGGCGCGCGAGGAGATCCTTGGGCTGCTGGCCGAGGACGGCCACGAGAACGTACGCGCCCTGCAGCGGGCCGTGCGCAACACCATGACCGAGCATGCGGGCGTGGTCCGCGACGAGACCGGGCTGAAGCAGGGATTGCAGAGCATCAGCGAGATCGAGGGCCGGGCGGCGTCACTCGGCATCCACCCCGACATCGCAGGGTTCGCCGACCTCGCCCACGCCTTCGACCTCAAGGCCTCGCTACTGGCCGCGCGGGCGACCCTGGAGTCGGCGCTCGAACGGCGCGAGACCCGCGGCTGCCACAACCGCAGCGACTACCCGGCGACCGACCCAGCCTTCCAGGTCAACCTGGTCTGGTCGCCTGCCGACGGCGTCGTCCGTGAGCCGATCGCCGCCGTGCCCGAGGAGATCTCCCAGCTGATCGTCGAAGTCTCCAGCATGGGCAAGCTGGTGGAATGACCGCGGAGTGACGATGACCACGACGACACCCCGCGAACGGACCGCCACCTCGGACATCAGGACCTTACATTTCCAGCTGCACCCGCTGCGGTACGCAGAGACGTACGGTCGCTTCGGCCACCGGGTGGTCCCGAACCTCTGGGCTGCGCTCTTCGCAGCCATCTCCGCGGCCTGCCTCGTGGTCCTGGCGATCACCGGCATCCTGCTGACGGTGGCCTACGACCCCTCGGTCGAGCCAGTCATCTACCAAGGCAGCTACGCCCCGCTACGAGGTGTGGAGGTCTCCCGAGCGTACGACTCGATGCTCCACTACTCACTCGAGGTCAACGGCGGGCTGCTCGTCCGGCAGTCGCATCACTGGGCGGCTCTCGTCCTACCAGCATCGCTGATGCTGCAGATCGGAACCGCGTTCTTCACCGGCGCGTTCCGGCGGCCGCGACGGCTGGCGTGGGTGCTGCTGGTGGCGACCTTCCTCCTCGCCCTCGGCGCCGGCTGGAGCGGCTACGGGCTCCCCGACGATGCACTCTCCGGCACCGGGCTGCGGATCTTCGAGGGCATTTTGGTCGGGACGCCGTTCCTCGGCAGCTGGCTGACCCTGCTGATCTTCGGCGGTGAGTTCCCCAGCGACGTGGTGCCGCACCTGTACTGGCTCCACGTCGTGGGGATACCCGTGCTGCTCGCGATCGTGCTGTCCCTTCGGCTGCGTCTCGCCCGGCGTATCCGACCTGCTCAGCTCCCCGGCCGCGGGCGCACGGCGACCAACCTCGTCGGCCTGCCCGGGCCCGCCGTCGCGGCCCGAACAGTCGGGATGTTCCTTCTCACCTGCGGTCTGCTGGTGACCATGGGTGGACTGCTCACCGTCTCTCCGATCTGGCGCTATGGCCCGGCGAACCCGGCCAGTGCCTCGACCGGCAGCCAGCCCGACTGGTACACCGCCTGGCTCGACGGGTCGCTCCGGCTCGTGCCACCCGACTGGGACTTCTCATGGCTGGGCCGCACCTGGGCACTCTCGGTGCTGGTCCCCGAGCTGGTCGCCGTGGCGTTCCTCGGTGCGCTGACGCTCTATCCGATGATCGAGGAGCGGGTCACCGGCGACCGAGCTGTGCACCACATTCTCGACCGGCCGCGGGACCGCCCTCGGCGAACCGGCCTGGGCGTTGCCGGGATCGTCTTCTTCGGGATCCTGTGGCTCTCGGCGAGCACGGACATCATCGCCACGATCTTCCACGTCAGCTTCGAGACCCAGGTGTACGCACTCCGGACTGCTCTCGTCCTGGGGCCCGTCGTCGCCTACGTGGTCACGGTTGCGATGTGCCGCGAGCTCCGGGCACGCCAGCGCGAGACCGTCCTGCGCGGCTACGAGACCGGCCGGGTCATGCGGGCGACCGACGGGGGCTACACCGAGGCCCACGCACCGTTGAGCCCGGACGTACGAGCCTCGGTGGCCGCCTCTGCCGGCCTGATCCGGCGTGCCGAAGACGAGGAGCAGCCATGAGCCTCGACCTGACCCTCTGTCCCGACTGCGGCGCGCCTGCCGAGGTGGAGTGGCGCGCCGTCATGGAGAGCACCGACGGGCCAGTCGAGCATGCCCGGGTGCGGTGCCTTCGCGGGCACTGGTACCTGCTGCCCGTGGCATCGCTCGCCGGGCCGGGCTGCCGGCTCGCGCAGAGCCCCACCAGTTTCCGGGAGTAGCGCCTGCTCTCGGTGGGCGTGCCCTCGTGCACGTCATCTGCCCATCGCAAGTCCATCGTCAGTGTCAAGGAGACCCTCATGTCCGCCAACCCGCACCACATCTCGCTCGAGCCTGCTGCGCAGGCCTTCGTCGAGGCAACCGCCGACCCGCCGTACCTCTACCAGCTCTCGCCCGAGGAGGGCCGCAAGGCCGTAGACGGCGTGCAGTCCGAACCGATCGACAAGCCGGCGGTCGACGAGGAGTGGGTCGAGATCGCCGGGGGCCCGACCGGCACCGTCAAGATTCGCATCGTCAAGCCGTTCGGCGCCGTCGGTGAGTTGCCGGTGGTGGTCTACCTGCACGGCGCCGGGTGGGTCTTCGGCGATGCGCACACCCACGACCGGCTGGTTCGCGACCTCGCCGTCGGCGCCGAGGCCGCCATTGTCTTCGTCGAGTACGACCGCTCCCCCGAGGCCCGCTACCCGCACGCCATCGAGCAGGCCTACGCCACCGCGAGGTGGATCACGACCGACGGCGCCTCGAAAGGCCTCGACAGCACCCGGATGGCCGTCGCCGGCGACTCGGTCGGCGGCAACATGACGATCGCGCTGACCCTGCTGGCCAAGGAACGTGGCGACGTCAGCTTCGCCGGCCAGGTGCTGTTCTACCCCGTCACCGACGCGGCGTTCGACACCGGGAGCTACCACCAGTTCGCCGAAGGCTACTTCCTGGCCCGCGAGGGCATGAAGTGGTTCTGGGACCAGTACACGACCTCCCAGTCCGACCGCGCCCAGATCACGGCCTCACCGCTGCGCGCCACCACCGAACAGCTCACCGGGCTGCCCCCGGCGCTGGTCATCACCGCTGAGGCCGACGTCCTGCGGGACGAGGGCGAAGCTTACGCCGCAAATCTCCGCGCCGCCGGCGTACCGGTCACCGCAGTGCGCTACCAGGGCATCGTGCACGACTTCGTCATGGTCAACTCTCTCCACGAGACGTACGCCGCCCGAGCCGCGATCGCGCAGGCGGTCGCCTTCCTCACCGATGCCATCAGATGACGACGACACCGGATCAGACCCGACGGCCGGTACGGGCACCCATCGACACCCTCGAGAGCCTCCGAACCCACCTGCAGTGGGCGATCGAGCTCGAGCACTCCACGATCCCGCCCTACCTGTGCGCGACGTACTCGCTCGATGCCGAGCGCAACCCCGCAGCGGTCGAAGTCCTGGCCAGCGTCTTCATGGAGGAGATGCTGCACCTGACCCTCGCCGCGAATCTGCTGAACGCGGTCGGAGGCCGGCCCGTCCTCGACGCGCCGCAACTGATGGAGTCCTTTCCACGGACGGTGCCGCACGGCGACGGCTCCTTCGCCCTCGAGCTGCTGCCGTTCGGCCCGCAGGCGATCGAGCGTTTCCTCGAGCTCGAGAAACCGGCACCGCGAGGTGCCCCCGCAGAGGGCGATCACTACGCGACGATCGGGCAGTTCTACGAGGCGATCGAGGCGGGCATCCAGGACCTGTGCGAGCGCCTCGGCGAGGCGACGGTCTTCTCCGGAGACCCGGCGCGACAGGTTGACGCCGCCCAGCCCTACCCGGGCAGCGGCGCCATCGTCGCGGTCACGGACCTGGCCTCCGCGCTCGACGCGCTGCGGGAGATCGTGGAGCAGGGCGAGGGTGCCGGACACCAGGAGGTGTGGGACGGCGACCACGACATGTTCCATCCAGACCGCGACGAGGTCGGCCACTACTTCCGGATCGAGGAGCTCCGCCTCGGCCGGAGGTACCGGCGGGGCGACACACCCCTCTCCGGGCCGAGTGGCCCGCCGATCGAAGTCGACTGGACCGGCGTACGCCCGATGCAGGCCAACCCGACGGCGGCGGAGACGGACACACCCGTCCGCGACGCCCAGGACGACTTCAACCTCCTCTATAGCGACCTGCTCGGCGCACTCGATCGCACCTTCAACGGCCGGCCGAACACGCTCGGCGCGAGTGTGAAGCAGATGCACGGGCTCAAGGCGCAGGCGCAGGCGCTCATGGAGATGCCGATCGGCGATGGGTCGCTCACGGCCGGCCCGACATTCGCCTACATCGCGCCGGCCGATCGCGGCTGAGGTCTGCCCCAGCGAAGCCCGTCACTTGCTCCTCCCCTCGGTTATAGTCAGGGCCGGAGGGGGAGCTAGTGGCACCTGCGGATTCGAGCGGCTTGCTGGGGCGCCGAGAAGAGTGCCGTGTGCTGGACGAACTCGTGTCGAGCGTCAGGGCCGGTCGTAGCGCAAGCATGGTTCTCCGCGGGGAAGCGGGGATCGGGAAGACCGAGCTGCTGCAGTACCTTCTCGAGCATTCATCGGGATGCAGGACGCTGACCGCTACCGGCATCCAGTCGGAGATGGAACTCTCTTATGCCGGCCTCCACCAGCTGTGCGGACCCTTGCTCACGGAGCTGCATCGCCTTCCCGAGCCCCAGGCGAACGCACTCGCCACGGCATTTGGCCTGCGTACGGGCGACGTCCCAGACCGATTCCTGGTCGGCCTCGCCACGCTGAGTCTGCTTGCTGCCGCCGCGGAGAAGCAGCCTCTGGTCTGCATCGTCGACGACGCGCAGTGGATGGACCAGGCTTCGGCGCTCACCCTCGCCTTTGTCGCACGCCGGCTGCTCGCAGAATCTGTTCTGATCGTCTTCGCCGTCCGTCACGAGGCACTCGACGAGATTCTCGCCGGCCTCCCGGAGCTGACGGTCGCCGGCCTCTCCAGGAGCGCAGCACGTCAGTTGCTCGACTCCGTCGTTCCCGGACGCTTGGACAACGCCGTGCGCGACCGCATCCTGGCCGAGGCCCGTGGCAACCCGCTGGCCATCCTCGAGCTGCCCTACGGGTTGACGGCGGTCGAGCTCGCCGAAGGATTCGGGGAAGTAGACGCGCGGCCCCTGCGGGGCCAGATCGAGCAAGGATTCCACCGCCGCGTGGAATCTCTTCCAGAGGACACTCGGCGGATCCTCGTCACCGCGGCCGCAGATCCGGTGGGCGACGCCGCCTTGCTGCGAAGTGCCGCCGAGCGCCTCGGAGTCGATCTCCACACTGCACTGTCGCAGGGCGACGCAGCGGAACTGGTCGACGTCGGCACGCACGTACGGTTTCGGCACCCGCTCGTGCGTTCGGCGATCTATCGAACCGCCCCTGTGGCTGACCGCCTGGAGGCGCATCGGGTGCTTGCAGAGTCGACCGATGCGGACGTCGATCCGGATCGCCGAGCTTGGCATCGTGCCCAGGCTTCGCCTGGCCCGGACGAAGACGTGGCCATCGAGTTGGAACGATCCGCGGCGCGGGCTCAGGCACGCGGCGGAGTTGCGGCGATGGCCGCCTTCCTGGAGACGGCGTCGGCACTGACCCCCGATCCCGCAACGCGATCGCAGCGCGCGCTGGATGCAGCGCAAGCCAAGATCCGCGCCGGAGCTTTCGAGCAGGCAGCCGCTCTTCTGGAGATCGCGGAGTCCGGCCCGAACGACGAGTACAGGCGCGCACGAACGAACCTGCTCAACGCCCAGATCGCGTTGGCCTATGGACGTGGTAGCGAAGCCACTCCCCTGCTGCTCTCCGCTGCCCGGCAGTTCGAACGGTTCGACGTCGTGCTGGCCCGTGAGACCTACCTCGAGGCTGTGTCAGCCGCGATCTTCGCCGGAAACCTGGCACACGACCCCAGCGGGCGCGACGTCGGCATGGCAGCACGCGCCGCGCCGCTCTCGCGGGGACCGCTCGCTCCTGACATGCTGTTGGACGCTCTTGCAACACGTCTCGCTGATGGCTACGCAGTCTCGATGCGGAGCGTTTCGGCAGTCCTCAAGATCCTCAGCGAGGAAGACACCTCCGCTCAGCAATCGCAGCGCTGGTTGCTGCTCGCAGGGATCCTCGCTGCTGACCTCTGGGACCTCGGACGCTGGCACGACGTCGCGGCGCGACACGTCGCCATCACCCGCGACACCGGTGCACTCAGCGAGCTTCCTCTTGCCCTCGACTCATGCGCTGTCACGCACGTCTTCGCCGGGGAGCTGGCGACCGCGTCGTCACTCGTCGACGAGGTGGCGACGGTGAGTGCGGCCATCGGGGCCAACCAACCGCCATTCGGCATGCTCGCGCTCGCCGCCATTCGCGGCCGCGAAAGCGAGGCACGTGCGCTCATCGAGGGGACCGTCCAGGGTGCGACAGCGCTGGGCCAGGGACTCGGCGTCACGGTCGCGCGATACCACCACGCGGTGCTCTGCAACGGTCTTGCGCAGTACGAGGAGGCGGCTTCTGCAGCCCGAGCGGCCGGCGCGCAGCCGCAGGACTACGGCGCACCTCGATGGGCGTTGGCCGAACTGGTCGAGGCGTCTGCACGAACGGGTG includes:
- a CDS encoding FAD-dependent oxidoreductase yields the protein MRAKERRITTSVLVIGTGGAGLRAAIELAEHGVDVLAVGKRPRLDAHTSLAAGGINAALGTMDPADSWQQHAADTIKESYYLADPRTVEVVTRGAEQAIGDLVRFGMQFAREDDGRISQRFFGAHKYRRTAFAGDYTGLEIQRALIGRAEQLQIPILDGLYVTRILTDDNTVSGAYGFDLVDGTRYLIHADAVILAAGGHTRIWRRTSSRRDENTGDSFRLAVDAGARLRDAELVQFHPSGILEPEDAAGTLVSEAARGEGGVLRNALGERYMERYDPERMELSTRDRVALAGFTEIKEGRGTPHGGVWLDVSHLPRETIMTRLPRVHQQMLELQMLDITAEPMEVAPTAHYSMGGVWVRHEDHGTDVEGLYAIGEAASGLHGANRLGGNSLVELLVYGRIVGQAAAAYSAGLVVHRRSHEAEGQAREEILGLLAEDGHENVRALQRAVRNTMTEHAGVVRDETGLKQGLQSISEIEGRAASLGIHPDIAGFADLAHAFDLKASLLAARATLESALERRETRGCHNRSDYPATDPAFQVNLVWSPADGVVREPIAAVPEEISQLIVEVSSMGKLVE
- a CDS encoding cytochrome b, with amino-acid sequence MTTTTPRERTATSDIRTLHFQLHPLRYAETYGRFGHRVVPNLWAALFAAISAACLVVLAITGILLTVAYDPSVEPVIYQGSYAPLRGVEVSRAYDSMLHYSLEVNGGLLVRQSHHWAALVLPASLMLQIGTAFFTGAFRRPRRLAWVLLVATFLLALGAGWSGYGLPDDALSGTGLRIFEGILVGTPFLGSWLTLLIFGGEFPSDVVPHLYWLHVVGIPVLLAIVLSLRLRLARRIRPAQLPGRGRTATNLVGLPGPAVAARTVGMFLLTCGLLVTMGGLLTVSPIWRYGPANPASASTGSQPDWYTAWLDGSLRLVPPDWDFSWLGRTWALSVLVPELVAVAFLGALTLYPMIEERVTGDRAVHHILDRPRDRPRRTGLGVAGIVFFGILWLSASTDIIATIFHVSFETQVYALRTALVLGPVVAYVVTVAMCRELRARQRETVLRGYETGRVMRATDGGYTEAHAPLSPDVRASVAASAGLIRRAEDEEQP
- a CDS encoding alpha/beta hydrolase codes for the protein MSANPHHISLEPAAQAFVEATADPPYLYQLSPEEGRKAVDGVQSEPIDKPAVDEEWVEIAGGPTGTVKIRIVKPFGAVGELPVVVYLHGAGWVFGDAHTHDRLVRDLAVGAEAAIVFVEYDRSPEARYPHAIEQAYATARWITTDGASKGLDSTRMAVAGDSVGGNMTIALTLLAKERGDVSFAGQVLFYPVTDAAFDTGSYHQFAEGYFLAREGMKWFWDQYTTSQSDRAQITASPLRATTEQLTGLPPALVITAEADVLRDEGEAYAANLRAAGVPVTAVRYQGIVHDFVMVNSLHETYAARAAIAQAVAFLTDAIR
- a CDS encoding ferritin-like domain-containing protein, translating into MTTTPDQTRRPVRAPIDTLESLRTHLQWAIELEHSTIPPYLCATYSLDAERNPAAVEVLASVFMEEMLHLTLAANLLNAVGGRPVLDAPQLMESFPRTVPHGDGSFALELLPFGPQAIERFLELEKPAPRGAPAEGDHYATIGQFYEAIEAGIQDLCERLGEATVFSGDPARQVDAAQPYPGSGAIVAVTDLASALDALREIVEQGEGAGHQEVWDGDHDMFHPDRDEVGHYFRIEELRLGRRYRRGDTPLSGPSGPPIEVDWTGVRPMQANPTAAETDTPVRDAQDDFNLLYSDLLGALDRTFNGRPNTLGASVKQMHGLKAQAQALMEMPIGDGSLTAGPTFAYIAPADRG
- a CDS encoding helix-turn-helix transcriptional regulator — its product is MAPADSSGLLGRREECRVLDELVSSVRAGRSASMVLRGEAGIGKTELLQYLLEHSSGCRTLTATGIQSEMELSYAGLHQLCGPLLTELHRLPEPQANALATAFGLRTGDVPDRFLVGLATLSLLAAAAEKQPLVCIVDDAQWMDQASALTLAFVARRLLAESVLIVFAVRHEALDEILAGLPELTVAGLSRSAARQLLDSVVPGRLDNAVRDRILAEARGNPLAILELPYGLTAVELAEGFGEVDARPLRGQIEQGFHRRVESLPEDTRRILVTAAADPVGDAALLRSAAERLGVDLHTALSQGDAAELVDVGTHVRFRHPLVRSAIYRTAPVADRLEAHRVLAESTDADVDPDRRAWHRAQASPGPDEDVAIELERSAARAQARGGVAAMAAFLETASALTPDPATRSQRALDAAQAKIRAGAFEQAAALLEIAESGPNDEYRRARTNLLNAQIALAYGRGSEATPLLLSAARQFERFDVVLARETYLEAVSAAIFAGNLAHDPSGRDVGMAARAAPLSRGPLAPDMLLDALATRLADGYAVSMRSVSAVLKILSEEDTSAQQSQRWLLLAGILAADLWDLGRWHDVAARHVAITRDTGALSELPLALDSCAVTHVFAGELATASSLVDEVATVSAAIGANQPPFGMLALAAIRGRESEARALIEGTVQGATALGQGLGVTVARYHHAVLCNGLAQYEEAASAARAAGAQPQDYGAPRWALAELVEASARTGATHVANEALEELIAATQTSGTEWALGVEATSRALLSKGPLAEDLYREGIERLSRTDVRVGLARTHLLYGEWLHREDRRRDARAQLGKAYELLTQFGAEAFAERARRELKATGATIRRRSAVSRTDLTAQEEQIARLAADGLTNPEIGARLFLSPHTIDWHLRKVYSKLGISSRREIVTALPETTSTSA